One window of the Candidatus Zixiibacteriota bacterium genome contains the following:
- a CDS encoding hypothetical protein (Evidence 5 : Unknown function) — translation MERSGHGQKSKTTLDPIATKDAEVVP, via the coding sequence GTGGAGCGCAGCGGCCATGGACAAAAGTCAAAAACCACTCTCGATCCGATTGCGACCAAAGACGCGGAGGTGGTGCCATAG